Proteins co-encoded in one Opitutus terrae PB90-1 genomic window:
- a CDS encoding fumarate reductase/succinate dehydrogenase flavoprotein subunit, which yields MAKLESRIPSGPLADKWRKHKAEIRLVNPANKRKYEVIVVGAGLAGSSAAATLAELGYKVKCFVYHDSPRRAHSIAAQGGINAAKNYQNDGDSVYRLFYDTIKGGDYRSREANVHRLAEVSVNIIDQCVAQGVPFAREYGGLLANRSFGGAQVSRTFYARGQTGQQLLLGAYSALSRMIGQGAVQLFANTEMLDLVIVDGQAKGIITRNLITGEIARHAADAVILATGGYGNVFNLSTYARQSNATAIWRAYKKGACFANPCFTQIHPTCIPVTGDYQSKLTLMSESLRNDGRIWVPKRAEDRRKDPNTIPEADRDYYLERMYPSFGNLAPRDISSRAAKRVCDEGRGVGESGLGVYLDFADAINRLGEAAVRERYGNLFDIYHEITNENAYKVPMRIYPAVHYTMGGLWVDYNLMSNVPGLFVLGEANYSDHGANRLGASALMQGLADGYFVIPYTIGDYLATQKPGSRPSVDAAEFKAAEAAIVGLTQRLLSINGKEPVSHFHKRLGKIMWDGCGMARTAATLQKALQEIPKLREEFWANVKVPGSAATLNQSLEQAGRVADFLELGELLCLDGLTREESCGSHFREEYQYPDGECKRDDEKFAHVAAWEFQGDGKPPLRNVEPLTYETVKMSVRNYK from the coding sequence ATGGCTAAACTCGAATCTCGCATCCCCTCCGGCCCGCTCGCCGACAAATGGCGCAAGCACAAGGCGGAGATCCGGCTCGTCAATCCCGCCAACAAGCGGAAATACGAGGTGATCGTCGTCGGGGCCGGCCTCGCCGGTTCCTCCGCGGCCGCCACGCTGGCCGAGCTCGGCTACAAGGTGAAGTGCTTCGTCTATCACGACAGCCCGCGCCGTGCCCACTCGATTGCCGCGCAGGGCGGCATCAACGCCGCGAAGAATTACCAGAACGACGGCGACAGCGTTTACCGGCTGTTCTACGACACGATCAAGGGCGGCGATTATCGCTCCCGCGAAGCCAACGTCCACCGGCTCGCTGAGGTTTCCGTCAACATCATCGATCAGTGCGTGGCGCAGGGCGTCCCGTTTGCGCGCGAATACGGCGGCCTGCTCGCGAACCGCTCGTTCGGCGGTGCGCAGGTGTCGCGTACGTTCTACGCCCGCGGCCAGACCGGCCAGCAGTTGCTGCTCGGCGCTTACTCGGCCTTGTCGCGGATGATCGGTCAGGGCGCGGTCCAGCTTTTCGCCAACACCGAGATGCTCGATCTCGTCATCGTCGATGGCCAGGCGAAGGGCATCATTACGCGCAATCTGATCACCGGTGAAATCGCCCGCCACGCGGCCGATGCGGTGATCCTCGCGACGGGTGGCTACGGCAACGTTTTCAATCTTTCCACCTACGCCCGGCAGTCCAACGCCACCGCGATCTGGCGCGCCTACAAGAAGGGCGCGTGCTTCGCGAATCCGTGCTTCACGCAGATCCACCCGACCTGCATTCCCGTCACCGGCGACTACCAGTCGAAGCTGACGCTGATGTCCGAGTCGCTGCGCAACGACGGCCGGATCTGGGTGCCGAAGCGCGCGGAGGACCGCCGCAAGGATCCGAACACGATTCCGGAGGCCGACCGCGACTACTATCTCGAGCGCATGTATCCGAGTTTCGGCAACCTCGCCCCGCGCGACATCTCCTCGCGCGCGGCCAAGCGCGTGTGTGACGAGGGTCGTGGCGTGGGGGAGAGCGGGCTCGGCGTCTATCTCGACTTTGCCGACGCGATCAATCGCCTGGGCGAAGCGGCTGTCCGCGAGCGCTACGGCAATCTGTTCGACATCTATCACGAGATCACGAACGAGAATGCCTACAAGGTGCCGATGCGCATCTACCCGGCCGTCCATTACACGATGGGCGGGCTCTGGGTGGACTATAATTTGATGTCCAACGTCCCGGGCCTGTTCGTGCTGGGCGAGGCGAATTATTCCGATCACGGCGCCAACCGGCTCGGCGCCTCGGCGCTGATGCAGGGGCTGGCCGACGGCTACTTCGTCATTCCCTACACCATCGGCGACTACCTCGCGACCCAGAAGCCCGGCTCGCGTCCCTCCGTCGACGCCGCTGAGTTCAAGGCCGCCGAGGCCGCGATCGTGGGGCTCACGCAGCGGCTGCTGAGCATCAACGGCAAGGAACCCGTCAGCCATTTCCACAAGCGCCTGGGCAAGATCATGTGGGACGGTTGTGGCATGGCCCGCACCGCTGCGACGCTGCAGAAGGCGCTGCAGGAAATTCCGAAGCTGCGCGAGGAATTCTGGGCGAACGTGAAGGTGCCCGGTTCCGCCGCGACCTTGAACCAGTCGCTCGAGCAGGCCGGCCGGGTGGCCGATTTCCTCGAACTCGGCGAGTTGCTCTGCCTCGACGGCCTCACGCGCGAGGAGAGCTGTGGCAGTCACTTCCGCGAGGAATACCAGTATCCGGACGGCGAGTGCAAACGCGACGACGAGAAGTTCGCCCACGTGGCGGCCTGGGAGTTCCAGGGCGACGGCAAGCCGCCGCTGCGCAACGTCGAGCCGCTCACCTACGAAACCGTCAAAATGTCGGTCCGGAACTACAAGTAA
- a CDS encoding succinate dehydrogenase cytochrome b subunit, producing the protein MNLFRSTIGRKIIMAVTGLILIGFVIGHLVGNLQVFSGPDKINGYAHFLQSLGPLLWVARIGLLVAVGLHIWAATVLTLENHEARDVAYNVKHTIRATLTSRTMRWTGYIVAAFILYHLAHFTVGWAQAESFKTNLPEYTMQSEYHVAGFPVVAKGLAVHDVYTMVVRGFQNVIVSLFYILAVGLLSFHLAHGADSMFQTLGLRSGRWSSALRKIALAFATLYFLGNLAIPGAVLLGRLQAHADTPATAALHR; encoded by the coding sequence ATGAACCTCTTCCGCTCTACCATCGGCCGGAAAATAATCATGGCCGTCACTGGTTTGATCCTGATCGGCTTTGTGATCGGCCACCTTGTGGGCAATCTCCAGGTGTTTTCCGGCCCGGACAAGATCAACGGCTACGCGCATTTCCTGCAATCCCTCGGGCCCTTGCTGTGGGTGGCGCGGATTGGACTGCTGGTGGCGGTGGGCCTGCACATCTGGGCCGCGACCGTGCTGACGCTGGAGAATCACGAGGCGCGGGATGTCGCCTACAACGTCAAGCACACCATTCGCGCGACGCTCACCTCGCGCACGATGCGTTGGACCGGCTACATCGTGGCGGCATTCATTCTCTATCACTTGGCTCACTTCACCGTGGGTTGGGCGCAGGCCGAGTCGTTCAAGACGAACCTGCCGGAATACACGATGCAGAGCGAGTATCACGTCGCCGGTTTCCCGGTCGTCGCGAAGGGCCTCGCGGTGCATGACGTGTACACGATGGTCGTGCGGGGCTTCCAGAACGTCATCGTTTCGCTGTTCTACATTCTCGCGGTGGGTCTGCTCAGCTTTCACCTCGCGCACGGCGCGGACAGCATGTTCCAGACGCTTGGACTCCGGAGCGGCCGCTGGTCCTCCGCGCTGCGCAAGATCGCGCTCGCCTTCGCGACGCTCTACTTCCTCGGCAATCTCGCCATTCCTGGCGCGGTCCTGCTCGGCCGGCTGCAAGCGCACGCCGACACACCCGCCACCGCTGCTCTTCACCGCTAA
- a CDS encoding coenzyme F390 synthetase: MTAPIFANASETLGSAPAGQLPEALEREIRRIYDRSPLYGSRFPLHAEPLQWGCYREIPTLSKKEIVQRGHQAFFADYGEVERGLQTKRYEYESTGGTTQAPMTVIMEDGWWNAQTRRAYLASPILRQFVDRPYRKCVLAPVGCSSNLCPYEDHPFPHRYFDGTVYLNLSSDPFAFPEAEWDRIVLELQATKPEVLEGEPVYLSLLARAAKKRGVTVPSLKAVILTYGKASAQHGARIAEVFPAPQVDLYGSTEAGYLFVGEAFKDNSQVIDANAFIELVPWPAPTNGSSHVRLSNVFQIYVTTRDREAMPLLRYHTGDIVQRFPTGFRLLGREGNLHFRRDGSLVSPTDIDAALPADFSCWHYSLVQTSENRWDFHYVADAVAPAELEPAVAAVLGAGVRVSAFRRRVIAPAASGKFSLLKPLAK; this comes from the coding sequence ATGACGGCTCCGATCTTCGCCAATGCCTCCGAGACGCTCGGTTCCGCGCCCGCAGGCCAACTGCCGGAGGCGCTGGAGCGCGAGATTCGTCGCATCTACGACCGCAGTCCGCTGTATGGCAGCCGTTTCCCGCTGCATGCGGAGCCGCTGCAGTGGGGGTGCTACCGCGAAATTCCGACGCTCTCGAAAAAGGAAATCGTACAGCGCGGCCACCAGGCGTTTTTCGCCGACTACGGCGAGGTCGAACGCGGGCTGCAGACGAAGCGCTACGAATACGAAAGCACCGGTGGCACCACGCAGGCGCCGATGACGGTCATCATGGAGGACGGCTGGTGGAACGCGCAGACGCGTCGTGCTTATCTCGCGTCTCCCATCCTGCGGCAGTTCGTCGACCGGCCGTATCGGAAGTGCGTGCTCGCGCCGGTCGGATGTTCGAGCAACCTCTGCCCTTACGAGGATCATCCATTTCCACACCGATACTTCGACGGCACGGTTTACCTGAATCTTTCAAGCGATCCGTTCGCGTTTCCCGAGGCCGAATGGGATCGGATCGTGCTCGAGCTGCAGGCCACGAAGCCGGAGGTGCTGGAAGGCGAGCCGGTTTATCTCTCGTTGCTTGCGCGCGCGGCGAAAAAGCGCGGGGTGACGGTGCCGAGCTTGAAGGCCGTGATCCTCACCTACGGCAAGGCGAGCGCCCAGCATGGTGCCCGCATCGCCGAGGTGTTTCCTGCGCCGCAGGTCGACCTCTATGGCTCGACCGAGGCGGGCTATCTGTTCGTCGGCGAAGCGTTCAAGGACAACTCGCAGGTGATCGATGCCAACGCGTTCATCGAACTCGTCCCGTGGCCTGCGCCGACCAACGGCTCGAGCCACGTTCGGTTGTCGAATGTGTTTCAAATCTACGTCACCACGCGCGACCGCGAGGCAATGCCGTTGCTGCGCTATCACACGGGCGACATCGTCCAGCGCTTCCCGACCGGCTTCCGATTGTTGGGGCGGGAGGGGAATCTCCACTTCCGGCGGGACGGCTCACTGGTCTCGCCCACCGACATCGATGCGGCGCTCCCGGCTGATTTCTCGTGCTGGCATTATTCACTCGTCCAGACGTCCGAGAACCGGTGGGACTTCCACTACGTTGCGGACGCGGTGGCTCCGGCGGAACTCGAACCCGCCGTGGCGGCGGTGCTGGGTGCAGGCGTGCGCGTGAGCGCGTTTCGCCGGCGGGTGATCGCGCCCGCCGCGAGCGGCAAGTTCAGCCTGTTGAAGCCACTGGCGAAGTAG
- a CDS encoding NUDIX hydrolase, with protein MNASAAPSRWERLGDKTLTSTRVFDVRSTRFRHPRRDTERDFIIIDSPDWVNVIALTRDQQLVLVRQFRFGTEAFSLEIPGGVIERGEDPLVAGVRELTEETGYTGQPARLLGSVHPNPALQTNRCHFVLVEDATCTHPLDWDEDEEIEVVTMPVEKVLKLAHAGGVTHALALNALLLFEPVWRGTRSPRA; from the coding sequence ATGAATGCTTCCGCTGCTCCTTCGCGTTGGGAACGACTCGGTGACAAGACGCTGACCTCCACACGCGTGTTCGACGTGCGCAGCACGCGGTTCCGACATCCGCGGCGCGATACCGAGCGCGACTTCATCATCATCGATTCGCCGGATTGGGTGAATGTGATCGCGCTGACGCGCGACCAGCAGTTGGTGCTCGTGCGTCAGTTCCGCTTCGGCACGGAAGCCTTCTCGTTGGAAATCCCGGGCGGCGTGATCGAGCGCGGCGAGGATCCGCTGGTCGCGGGCGTACGGGAGCTGACCGAGGAAACGGGCTACACCGGCCAACCCGCGCGGCTGCTGGGCAGCGTGCATCCGAATCCGGCCTTGCAGACCAATCGCTGTCATTTCGTGCTCGTCGAAGACGCCACCTGCACCCATCCGCTCGATTGGGACGAGGACGAGGAAATCGAAGTCGTCACGATGCCCGTGGAGAAAGTGCTGAAGCTGGCGCACGCGGGTGGTGTGACCCATGCGCTTGCGCTCAACGCACTGTTGCTCTTCGAGCCGGTCTGGCGGGGAACGCGCTCGCCGCGGGCGTGA
- a CDS encoding LysM peptidoglycan-binding domain-containing protein: MDTISRENNSMLPVAGVVVGVLSLLVGGYAAIKASSLTKTVAAHEEKIARIDGIESQASTAAAAADKAARDISSLNRSTQDAFNTVAASLGNIQASITKLEEAQKRPAVAAKGSSGPVVAGPDEYVIKGGDTGAKIARAQGFALPDLIAVNPSVDWTHLKVGQKIKLPKK, encoded by the coding sequence ATGGATACCATTTCTCGTGAAAACAACAGCATGCTACCCGTCGCCGGGGTCGTGGTAGGCGTGCTCTCTCTTTTGGTCGGCGGCTATGCCGCGATCAAGGCCTCCAGCCTCACAAAGACGGTGGCAGCTCACGAGGAAAAGATCGCGCGCATCGACGGAATCGAGTCGCAGGCCAGCACGGCGGCGGCGGCGGCCGACAAGGCTGCCCGCGACATCAGCTCGCTCAATCGGAGCACGCAGGACGCGTTCAACACGGTCGCGGCGAGCCTCGGCAATATCCAGGCTTCCATCACGAAGCTCGAAGAAGCGCAAAAGCGGCCCGCGGTCGCGGCGAAGGGCTCCTCGGGTCCGGTCGTCGCCGGCCCGGATGAGTATGTCATCAAGGGTGGCGACACGGGCGCGAAGATCGCGCGCGCGCAGGGTTTCGCCTTGCCGGATCTCATCGCGGTGAATCCCAGCGTGGATTGGACTCACCTGAAGGTCGGTCAGAAGATCAAGCTGCCGAAGAAATAG
- a CDS encoding SDR family oxidoreductase, whose translation MAHSESRTSAPQLTSEPKPPFPKQHQEAPGIEAELDPQPRWRAPLYREAGKLKGKVALITGGDSGIGRAVAYLYAREGADVAINYLPVEQADAEETQRAVQSVGRKCLLLPGDLTEPRTARELVEQTVRELGHLDVLVSNAAHQARKSSPEEVSDDEFDRTFRTNVYPYFQLVRAALPHLKPGSAIIATSSETSIFGSEKLPDYSATKGAINALTKTLASNLLERGIRVNAIAPGPVWTPLNPSDAGASPEQVSKFGSHAPVGRPAQPEELSPAYVFLASDADSSYITGIVLPVLGGETTG comes from the coding sequence ATGGCCCACTCCGAATCCCGCACCTCCGCACCGCAGCTCACGTCTGAGCCCAAGCCCCCTTTCCCGAAACAGCATCAAGAAGCCCCTGGCATCGAGGCCGAACTCGATCCGCAACCGCGCTGGCGAGCTCCCCTCTATCGCGAAGCCGGCAAGTTGAAGGGCAAGGTCGCCTTGATCACCGGCGGCGACTCCGGCATCGGTCGCGCGGTGGCGTATCTCTACGCCCGGGAAGGTGCCGACGTCGCGATTAACTATCTGCCCGTGGAGCAGGCGGACGCGGAAGAAACGCAGCGCGCGGTGCAGTCGGTGGGGCGCAAATGCCTGCTGCTGCCCGGTGACCTCACCGAGCCGAGAACCGCGCGGGAACTCGTGGAGCAAACCGTGCGCGAGCTGGGTCACCTCGACGTCCTGGTCTCCAACGCTGCGCATCAGGCACGAAAATCATCGCCCGAGGAGGTCAGCGACGACGAGTTCGATCGCACGTTCCGCACGAACGTCTATCCCTATTTCCAGCTCGTGCGTGCGGCTTTGCCGCACCTCAAGCCCGGATCCGCCATCATCGCGACGAGTTCGGAGACGAGCATTTTCGGCTCAGAGAAACTGCCGGACTACTCGGCGACGAAAGGCGCGATCAACGCGCTGACGAAGACGCTCGCGAGCAACCTGCTCGAACGCGGCATCCGCGTGAACGCGATCGCGCCCGGCCCCGTGTGGACGCCATTGAACCCCTCTGATGCGGGCGCCTCCCCCGAGCAGGTATCCAAGTTCGGGAGCCATGCGCCGGTCGGTCGACCGGCCCAGCCCGAAGAGCTGTCGCCGGCGTATGTATTCCTCGCGTCCGATGCCGACTCTTCCTATATCACGGGCATTGTGCTGCCGGTGCTCGGAGGCGAAACCACGGGCTGA